From Zingiber officinale cultivar Zhangliang chromosome 5B, Zo_v1.1, whole genome shotgun sequence, the proteins below share one genomic window:
- the LOC121986473 gene encoding uncharacterized protein LOC121986473: protein MVNKRIQKLLQNTRGRSRREESNNRGLNSENEPQDVPLPHSPSETQNAELDLQHNVEHNEEGSSQRSQNTRDRTVMRDVHSLGPNDLLVVRFNERGQPYGEMQPTLSNFVGMIARNGNLLPLSFLDWRKIPKNRLDLAWGYVTEHFCIPTRHKKIVMQMMGVAWRRWRTEVKATSYDPNIPLDELLQIRPVPHKLTLEVWETLCDYWKKNEENGIKPTRIEILELSCHSKKKGRSPIADEAIQHEALLNEAVKRHLQDMPEGTDPRQVHEQAFREVFRPEHSGRVRCLGAGALPSQVFPDQYKRSHCQGYDTASDAIEKFKEMKEKIKEMEAREAEREARLQAEMEAREAQRKIEMEQSMRRMQEQQFQNFIRIMQSMMVGTAGGSQGPETLPGQMASVMAEIMQQYMSIPSNAQENIRRPPP, encoded by the exons ATGGTGAACAAAAGAATTCAAAAGTTGCTTCAAAATACCAGAGGGCGATCTAGAAGAGAAGAATCAAATAATAGAGGATTAAATAGTGAAAATGAACCACAAGATGTACCACTGCCACACTCTCCATCGGAAACACAAAATGCTGAATTGGACTTACAACACAATGTTGAGCATAATGAGGAAG GTTCATCTCAAAGGAGCCAAAATACACGGGATAGGACAGTGATGAGGGATGTTCATTCATTAGGTCCCAATGACTTACTAGTTGTAAGATTTAATGAAAGGGGTCAACCTTATGGAGAAATGCAACCCACGCTTTCAAATTTTGTGGGAATGATTGCTCGAAATGGAAACTTGTTACCCCTTAGTTTTCTAGACTGGAGGAAAATACCTAAAAATCGTTTGGATCTTGCATGGGGATATGTAACT GAACATTTTTGTATCCCTACTCGCCACAAAAAAATTGTGATGCAAATGATGGGAGTTGCATGGAGGCGATGGAGGACCGAAGTCAAGGCAACGTCTTATGACCCAAATATTCCTTTAGATGAGCTCTTGCAAATTCGTCCTGTCCCTCATAAGCTAACACTCGAGGTTTGGGAAACTTTATGTGACTATTGGAAGAAGAATGAG GAAAATGGTATAAAACCTACTCGTATTGAAATATTAGAATTAAGTTGTCATAGTAAAAAGAAAGGAAGGTCTCCTATTGCTGATGAAGCTATACAACATGAG GCTTTATTGAATGAGGCTGTGAAACGCCATCTCCAAGACATGCCAGAGGGAACAGATCCAAGACAAGTGCATGAGCAAGCATTTCG TGAGGTGTTCAGGCCTGAGCATTCTGGCCGAGTTCGATGTTTAGGAGCTGGTGCACTGCCTAGCCAAGTTTTTCCTGACCAATATAAGCGTAGCCATTGCCAAGGATATGACACTGCTTCGGATGCCATAGAAAAGTTCaaggaaatgaaagaaaaaataaaggaaatggaAGCTAGGGAGGCAGAGCGAGAAGCACGACTACAAGCAGAAATGGAAGCACGTGAAGCACAAAGGAAAATCGAGATGGAGCAATCGATGAGGCGGATGCAGGAACAACAATTCCAAAATTTTATCCGTATTATGCAAAGTATGATGGTTGGAACTGCTGGGGGATCTCAAGGGCCCGAAACATTACCGGGACAG ATGGCAAGTGTGATGGCAGAAATCATGCAACAATATATGAGTATTCCATCAAACGCTCAAGAAAATATCCGTAGACCTCCTCCATGA